The following proteins come from a genomic window of Heyndrickxia acidicola:
- a CDS encoding SDR family NAD(P)-dependent oxidoreductase — translation MNTNQSTALITGGTSGIGRAVANKLAGLGIHVIVAGRNANRGEQTVENIRAAGGKADFVQTDLRNVSSVDSLVKRALELGDGHIDILINNAGIFPFGPTDETTEEDFDSVYALNVKVPYFLVAKLAPKMAERGKGAIVNLSSMVADYGVSGMSLYGSSKAAITLLTKAWAAEYGPNGVRVNTVSPGPTRTEGTEVMGEALDQLASQAPAGRPASADEIAEAIVFLATDSSSFVHGAKLAVDGGRTAV, via the coding sequence ATGAATACAAATCAATCTACTGCACTGATTACAGGAGGAACAAGTGGTATTGGACGGGCAGTTGCAAATAAACTCGCTGGACTTGGAATTCATGTCATTGTTGCGGGGCGTAATGCAAATCGTGGTGAGCAGACGGTTGAGAATATTCGAGCTGCAGGAGGAAAGGCTGATTTCGTACAGACGGATCTTCGTAACGTGTCGAGTGTTGACAGTTTGGTGAAACGTGCACTCGAGCTTGGAGACGGTCATATTGATATCCTTATCAACAATGCTGGAATTTTTCCATTCGGACCTACGGATGAAACTACGGAGGAAGATTTTGATAGTGTATATGCACTTAACGTTAAAGTACCGTACTTCCTCGTTGCTAAACTTGCACCAAAGATGGCTGAAAGAGGCAAGGGTGCCATTGTCAATTTATCGTCGATGGTTGCCGATTACGGTGTTTCTGGTATGAGCCTTTATGGTTCGAGCAAAGCGGCCATCACTTTACTTACAAAAGCATGGGCTGCTGAATACGGTCCAAATGGGGTTCGTGTTAATACCGTCAGCCCTGGACCTACACGTACAGAAGGTACTGAGGTTATGGGCGAAGCTCTTGATCAGCTGGCCTCTCAGGCTCCGGCAGGCCGTCCCGCCTCGGCGGATGAGATTGCAGAGGCAATCGTCTTCCTTGCAACAGATAGTTCTAGTTTCGTACACGGAGCCAAACTCGCTGTCGATGGAGGACGTACAGCCGTTTAA
- a CDS encoding OsmC family protein: MADMKINVNAVWDGGVKGNGTLKAEYLDTKIAIPASLGGSGNGANPKEILVSSVATCYTATLTFVLSSRNLPVAELTVNSEANISDNEFKIIHYPHIVLSKDATEEQIQSAQRATEAADKGCEVGNLLKKADVKIEIQGKVSLK; the protein is encoded by the coding sequence ATGGCTGATATGAAAATAAATGTGAATGCTGTTTGGGATGGTGGAGTAAAAGGGAATGGAACCCTTAAAGCGGAGTATCTTGATACAAAAATCGCTATTCCTGCATCTTTAGGAGGTAGTGGCAACGGAGCAAATCCAAAAGAGATTCTTGTTTCTTCGGTAGCTACTTGTTATACAGCAACTCTTACGTTTGTACTTTCAAGCAGAAACCTGCCTGTTGCTGAACTTACAGTGAACTCAGAGGCAAATATATCTGATAATGAATTTAAAATTATCCATTATCCTCACATCGTTTTATCTAAAGATGCAACAGAAGAACAAATTCAATCCGCACAAAGAGCGACGGAAGCAGCAGATAAAGGGTGCGAAGTCGGAAATTTATTGAAAAAAGCAGATGTTAAAATTGAAATTCAAGGTAAAGTTTCTTTGAAATAA